From the Catharus ustulatus isolate bCatUst1 chromosome 2, bCatUst1.pri.v2, whole genome shotgun sequence genome, the window aatacaGATGAGTTTAGACTTGTTTTAATACACATCTACGTACTTTGTACCAACACTGAGAGTACTTGGTTATGCTTACCTGTCCCTGCACCTTAGTTAAAATTTTTCTGTGCTAGAAGTGCTGGTACTAAAAAGTgaacttgaaaaaataatttgttcttcCAGATAAAAAGATTTGTTaagttttcaggaaaatgtaaCAGCTGACTTTTAAAACAACACAAGACAGTAATAACACTGTAATTACAGAAACAGTTACCTGTGTGAATACTCTTATCTGGTTTTTTTGCCTGCAGATCATCTAGACTTATATTATTTTACGATATCTGGCTGAAACTCCTTCTACTCAATACTTTGGTGCATTTATTCCTTTTAGCTACTGCCTTTTATGTTTATATCCCATTAGATGGtaggaaataaagcaaacagaCACATTAATGGAGATTTAATCCTTAAAATCTCTCTTCGTTTCTTTGCAGAACAGCTAAAACCCCTTTAAAATGATGGCTGCAACTTCAGCTGATTTACCAACCATTGTTTCACACAAGCAAGAACTCTGGAGTAACCCAACCAACCTGACCATAAATGCCTCAGAAAGTCACAGCAATGCCAGCTGTTCCCTGGATGACAGCAGCTCACTGTCACTTGCTTTGATCCTTTTTTACTCCATTATTTTTGTCGTTGGATTGGTTGGAAATATTGTAGCCCTGTTTGCTTTCCTGCACATTCACCAGAAAAGGAATTCTATCCAAGTTTACTTGCTAAACGTGGCAGTTGCAGATCTTCTGCTGATCTTCTGCCTTCCCTTCCGGATACTCTATCATGCCACCAACCGCTGGATGTTCGGGCAGATTTTCTGCAAGGTTGTGGGAACTCTGTTTTACATGAACATGTACATCAGCATAGTACTGCTGGGACTCATTAGTCTGGATCGTtacatcaaaataaataagTCTGTGAAGCGCCCAAAGATGCTAAGCCCTGCCCGGAGTGTGCAGATTTGCTGCACGGTGTGGGCGATTGCACTGACGGGATTTATAGTGGTAGTTGCACCATCTTTCTTTAAGAGCAAGGACACCAACTCTACCAAGTGCTTTCATTACCGAAGCAAAAAGAATGCAGAGAAGACTgaagcaattttaaattatatcaTTGTACTGATTTTTTGgatagtttttttccttttgatacTTTCGTACGTAAAAATTGCCAAGAACCTCCTGAAAATTTCGAGGAAAAGGGCAAATTTTCCCAATGCAGGAAAATACACCAAGACAGCAAGAAATTCCTTCATTGTTCTCATAATTTTCACCATCTGTTTTGTGCCTTATCACGTGTTCCGGTTTGTCTACATCACGTCACAGTTACAAACCCCGTCCTGTTACTGGATGGAGATCATTCACACGTGCAATGAGGTGATGCTCGTATTCTCATCATTTAACAGCTGCCTAGATCCAGTCATGTATTTCCTCATGTCCAGAAGTGTCCGTAAGACTGTACTGCAACTGATATGCAGAAAAATCCATGGAGAGTCAAGCCTAAACCTGGAGAGCACTTCAGACATAAAACTTGGCCAATATGCTCAGGAACGATTATCCAGCACCACTCCTCACTCCAGCTACTCCAGGAAGAAATCTATGATTTGAATGTTTAAATCAATCTCTCTCACTTCAGGGCACCAATTTCAGATCACAAAATCTTCTACTCCACAGCTACTAATTCTGCCTCTTTCCTCCTGTTAAGAAAAACGGGAAGTCTTCTGTTTGTGAAAATGAGAAGTAACTTTTCAAAAGAATTCTTTTGCTCTTGTTTATCCATGTAGGCAGATTAGAAATTCTCAGACATTTTGTGTTGGACTAAACTAGAACACTAACTCTTTAGGGAGATTTCCAAGTAGGGGTTTGAACCTGTAAAAGTTGTATATACGCATTAATATTAGTAGTTTGTGTATGTAAATACTGTATGAATTCTGCAAAAAGTAAATTCTGTCCTATTTGAAAGATCTAGATACCATTATagattttatgtattttaaggttttctctgttttaataGGTTTCTGAGAGATCGGTACTTTAACGacatttataaatgtatttttgaagaaaatatttgagaatttAGCAACATGCATCTTAAAAATGAGGTGAAGAATACAACAGCTATCAATTCATTTTTAAGTACAGAAGACATTCTCAGTTTAATTAAGCAGCAAAACTAAAATATTCAATCCTACTAAGACCTTTGTATTTCCATCATTTTAATGAGTGTCATGGTCAAACACCTGAGGAAAAGCAAGCaatgctttcagaaaattcGAAATAAATGAAGGAGAGATGACGTGGGTATTTCCCAAGATTTCCTTCAATATGACAAATTTAAACTCGCAGAATGGAGCAAAGAGATCAGCCAGGCTCAGCCACTGGTCCACTCCCAGATTTCCAAAGCCACACATTCCAGAAACATGCTTCTTCCCTGGCAGAAGACTTTCCTTTCCAGGAGATTCAAATAATCTTGATAATTGCAGATGCCATGTGAACAGTAATGTAATAGCTACATGTATATTCTCAGATTAAAACTAAACAGCTTTATGCATTTAGGCACAAACAAATTTCAAATCGTAACATTTCCCAAAAACCAGAGAGCTGAAGGGGAATGTCTGGCACAACAGACCAGAAAGGTGAAACAAATAGAGGCCAGATATCTGTAAAGCTCTGTAAAACAAGGATTTATTATCTTGACACACACAAACAATACTGCTCAAGGAGGCAGGTGTAAAGAAGTTGGTTTTAATATGACTACCAGTAACTTGTCTAATGGATCATGTGACTTTTAATGCCAAATCTGTGCCAGAACGTGGGGATTTTTACTATTTCCATACAATATTATGATTTTACATAAGTTACTCATAATACTCTGattgaaaaaaagcaaatataaggCTTCACCTCTTCTAGATATAAACTTGGTTTAATTTTGATGTGATTTTACATCATTCAGATTTGATGGAACTGGAGATAAACACGTTAAACAAATTACAATGACTAGCCagtctgttttgtttgttttctttttaaaagaaaaaattagggGGTTTCTTAATCTTCAGAATAAAGATTGACACAAACATGTAATTTCATAAAGACACGATGGTAACTGCCTTTTTTCTTACACATTTCAGCATATAATGGAGGTGTTTGTACAATTATTTCTGACTGATTCTCACAGTTATTGCATTTCATAATCTTTTATCTATTATTTTGTCATCCTATTATATTAATGTTTCTCTTGGTTTTGTATTTGCACAGtgcaattttattatttaatactGTAGTTTGACATAGTTACATCAATTTTGGTACATATAGTAGAGTTTATAAACCATAATTTCACaagagatatatatatatatatcatcattctttcttttctgtgcttaTTCTGTGAGCAGTTGGCTGATGACACTGAACAGCAGGTCGGGGTGAGGTGTGGGCTGGGGAACTCAGGAGAGcacagacatgaaaaaaaatgtgtattctAAAATACTTTTGAATGAAGTATTAGATCAGAATTTTCATTTACAGGGTTTGTAATTCAGGGACAACAGCAGTACTGCCAAAATAGACTCAGATCTCTTCAAGAAGATCAAGTACTAGTACAGGGTTTCGATACTGAGAATCCAAACTGCACTAAATTAATCAACTCTCCAGCTCAGAAATGAAAATCTGAAAGGGAACAGGTCTATAAGAAAACCTCTAAGAGCTGGCATGGCACACAAGAGGGGAACAGGAATGACCACATGATCTTGACAAAGTGCAGCATTAAGGCAGCAGCAGTCAGAACAAAGGAACAACCACAGAAAGTcatcagaaaatacttttgtttttttttccaactgtaTAAATCAGTGCTTTGAGATGTTAAAAGTCAGATGTATCAACTGGGTCAGAAAGGGATCTGAAACCAGGCAGCACTGTCACATAGGATGAAATTACTACTgaccaaaacccaaaagcaggtatctttatttaaaaaaaaaaattaatccttacatatttttttctctaatcaGTTTTCCCAAAGTTGATAGTTAAAACGCCAGGtctcacaaaaaaaatgtaactgaaGAACAAACAGTCCTGAAACATCTTGGGAGACCTGCTGAAAGTCACACTGTGTCACATCAAATGACCACAGAATCAGTCACTCAAATATTATGTCTTACTTCTCCTCTTCCCAGTGCTTCCTAATTACCTGAGTCTTCAGGTGAATTTTAACATGAAGGTAATtctatttatttgctttctgtaCCTAAAGGCTAAGTCGACACACATCCCCATATAACTGCACGaacctcattttcttctttactcAACCCTTTAACACATACGGTAATTTCAACCAATGGTGCAGCAAAACGAACCAGACTTGTGGTGGCTTTGGCTGAGCTCTTCACAACAGGGGCTGTGGTTTGGGCTTGTGATCAGCCCAGAGATGCTTCAGCCATTGCTGAACAGTCCTTGCACAACAAGCAGGACGTCAGTGTCTCCCAGAACACCCCCAAAGcgccaggctgggggtgcacaagggcagggacagctggcagGGAAATCCCAGAGCACGTGGGGCCATGCTCAGCAGTGGAAGCCAAGAAGGAAGCCTGGCTGCGTTGCCATTTCTCAGGAACTCACTGGGCAGGCGTGGTTGtcttctgtcactttttttttttgtttctgcctgtttttctttaagCTTATTAAACTCTTTATCACAAACCATTAATTTCCACTTTCACCCTACCGattctccctcccagctcactGGAGAGGAACTAACTGAATGTGTGGGATTTAGGTGCTTTCTGGGATAAAACCACAACCACCTACTTTGGCACCCATATACTGGCAGATTTGACCAGTGTCAGacaaagcaggagggagcaccAGAAGGGGAggtctgctctgcagccacaaGAACAAGAGTGGGAAGAGGTAAAAATCATAaacaagttttctcacttttacccttctgattctcttccccatcccactgagGGGGAGTGAGTGGGTGCCTGTGAGGGCACACCTGCCTACCAGGGCTAAACCACAACATCAACTTTCACTTTTGCActgaaattaaatgtaattatGGCTTTAACTTGCAAAACTGGTGTTCCTGAGGGCAGACAAATAGCCATTATGAAAGAGGAGTGCAACTCATATCAgtgaaaaacaagtgaaaatcaCATTATTCCCAGAACTGTAAAGTTCACGCATGGAAGCTTTAGTCTGATGCTCTGACAGCACACAAGGCTGTGACAATGTCAAAGCTTTGCTTAAGTTGAGGAATTTTACCACTGGGAATTTCCAGGGTTCTGTGTTTTTAGGACCAGAAAACAAGTTGCCTACCTATAATGATAAATACAACATATGCTATTGGCAATATAAAATCTAGTACATGTATAAACTAAGGGTGATCATGGTTTGAGAACAGAGAAAGTATAAATGATTGAGGTGAATGATgcacatgaaaataattatggAGAACTTAAGCGTCAatggaattaaaaaatgcaCGTGTTCCATTTGAGTATCTTCAAACACATTTTAGATAGAACAcaccatttttaatttaagtgAATGCAAATAGTCCACTAAAAGAATAAGGAAAGCGCTTGCTACAGTTTAGAATCATCTGCAACTGTATTCCTGGGAGAggtggtattttaaaaaaacttttaagaCCTCACTACCTTGCTACTGCTCTCAGTcattcattccaaaataaagtCTGACAAACTCTAATTCATTAGAACAATCTATCATCATacaataattcagaaaaaatgcagTAGTTATCTCTCACAGCATGAGTTACTATCATTAAATTATGAATACTACAGGCAACAGTCAATAACCAACCAAGtaatagtatttaaaaaaaaaacctgctaaCTGGAATTGCTCACACCACTCTCAGCAACTTTTCAGGACATGCATTCTTGTATCTAAACCTCAGTGGAACACCACAGTAACAAGAAGTTCTAACACTACTTAAGAAACTATTACACATGTAATAAACAGAGGACTCtgttaaaatgatttttaatgtAACTGTACATTGGAAAGTGGAAAACAAGGCATAATTAAATCTAACAAGAACGAGAATTAAAGTACATGCAAACTAATTACAGTTTTACAACCTATTTACTAATACTCCATagcaaataaatgtaaattagTTCAGCTATGAATTTAGAATAAGAAGCCAGCTTATGGGTCCActattttagtaaaaaaattagtaataaTGAGACTGAACAATGGTAACAAATCACGAGGTGAATTCTTACAGTCCATGTTTGAACATAAAGCCAAACTATCACAACAAGAACCTTACCAAACTTCTGTTCTCATAAAAGGAACTTATTTATAGGTGTTGAAAAGCCTTATCTTACAACCACAGATGTATCAAAAAGCGGAAAACTCCAAAGTCTCGACTTCTGCAGAGCTACACAGAGTTTGATCTGTGATAATACCAATGCTGTGGAGGAAGGAAACTGTCCTGTGTACGCCTCTGATTTGTGTCTAACACTGCATTTCTTGCACAGTGAGTCCAGTTTCCTTGCCAGAACCCTTGGATGTATCAGCTGTAAATTGCTTCCACACAATCCATCACCTGAGCAGGCAGAAGAGATGTGTCCATTTGGTCACTCACTGGGGACAGACATGGACACAGCACTACTGCACATGGGCTTTGGGAACAGACAGCTTGGTGACAGCTCATTTAGCTGAAGAACTGTTAAATATGACTGAAAGGACAAGTTCTCCATGCATAAAATAGCAGCACAAAGGAAAGTGGGCAGTCCTAAAGAGAATC encodes:
- the GPR34 gene encoding probable G-protein coupled receptor 34, whose protein sequence is MMAATSADLPTIVSHKQELWSNPTNLTINASESHSNASCSLDDSSSLSLALILFYSIIFVVGLVGNIVALFAFLHIHQKRNSIQVYLLNVAVADLLLIFCLPFRILYHATNRWMFGQIFCKVVGTLFYMNMYISIVLLGLISLDRYIKINKSVKRPKMLSPARSVQICCTVWAIALTGFIVVVAPSFFKSKDTNSTKCFHYRSKKNAEKTEAILNYIIVLIFWIVFFLLILSYVKIAKNLLKISRKRANFPNAGKYTKTARNSFIVLIIFTICFVPYHVFRFVYITSQLQTPSCYWMEIIHTCNEVMLVFSSFNSCLDPVMYFLMSRSVRKTVLQLICRKIHGESSLNLESTSDIKLGQYAQERLSSTTPHSSYSRKKSMI